The Puniceicoccaceae bacterium region TCCCTCAGTACTGGTATCGGCGATCAAATTGTGGCGGAAGACCATGTTGTCTCCCCGGAAATATCCGGCAACACGCGAGCAATATTGGATGGTCAGGTCTTCGAGCGTGGTTCCAACGATGTCTTGACCGTAGGTGCCGGGTTCCATCGGTCCTTCGGGGTCGATCCCTTCGATCTCAATGGCACGGTAGGCATATTGTGAGAGAGTCAGTCCACGGAATACTGGTCCGACGCCATCGTTTGATTTTCCGTGAACGTCTTCGGTGGTGCGGGTGAAGCCGCCGTCCCAGGCGGTGATTTCCATCAAGTGATCGCTAGGGTCGAAATTCACATAGACATATCCCTGCTCATAGTCGATGACATAGGAGTTCTCATCCAGTTCGCCTTCCCAGCCCTTTGCTCCGAGCAGCTGGCCATCGCGAAACACCATGTCGTTGTTGAAGAACCAGGGTGGGGTGTACATGCCCTCACGGCCACGGCGCCACCAGTCTGCGGGAGCTGCAGGAAACAGCGTTTCCCAGCGTGTCCTCCAATATCCGTCCCGCACCGATTCCCACTCGGTGGCGATTCGCGTTCCTTTGAGAACTGGTTTTTCGTCAAGATAGGGTTGGAACGTGATGCCCTGGTTGAAAACGAGTTCACCGGTGCGATAGGTCCCTCCTCGAAGAATGATTGCCGTGCCCGTCGTTGCTTCGCGGACGGCAGATGCCAGATCGGTTGGCTCATCGAGCGTCGCACCGGTGTGGGTTGCACTGCCATCGGGACTCACGTAGATGACGCGAGTTGCATCGGCGGGGATTTCATAGGTTAGGTGACGAGGGCCATAGGGACCTCCCGATGGGGCTGCCGTAAGCACGCCGCAGCACAGGATTGCCAGAAGGGATAAACACAGGGATTTGGGTATTGTTTTCATGGATAAAACGTTTAATTGTTGTAGGTTTACCAAAACCTGTGGCTTTTCAACTGGAAACGACCAAGCGTCCGCAGGAACAATGAATGTGCTTGTGATTTGAGAGGTGCAAGGCACGCAAGGGGGATTTAGAAGCTAGGAGCTAGGAGTCAGGGGGGTCTGAGGTTCTCAAAGATCATCATCTTTTGTAGCCATGTTCGGGAGAACATGGACCCGTGCACGTTCATCCAACAGTACTGCGACGTTTCGGGCTTCGCAAAAGCTACGCCCGACAAGTCGCTAGTCGCGATAAAATACGACCGACAAGATTCGTCCCTTGTAGCCATGTTCGGGAGAACATGGACCCGTGCGCCCTGCACCGTCCGCTACTCCAATGCTTCGGGATTTTCCCTAATCCCGCTACAAGGAGGATCACCGCCCCAGGTGCTTGTCTGGGCGCGCGGTATACACCCTTGCTGCCGGGCGCTTAGCACTCTGGGCTTGCCTTCTTCGAAGTCACTGGTATCGATGAAGTTATCGTTTCTCAGCATTGCTGGTCACGCATCTGTGCCGCGATCATCCTGGAACGTTGTCTCTATTGGCCTTCACCCTTCACCCCGAACATCTGGCACCGAACATGTTGAGTGGAAAATCTGTCTTAATCACCGGTGGAACCGGTTCCTTTGGTCAGGCGTTTGTGGAGCGGGTGCTGAAAGAGTATCCGGATGTGCATCGCCTGATTGTGTTTTCCCGTGACGAGCTCAAGCAGCACGAGATGCAGCAGGTTTTCCCCGTGCACCAATACCCGTGCATGCGGTATTTTATTGGGGATACCCGGGATCTTCAGCGCTTGCAGCTGGCGCTTCGCAGTGTGGATGTCGTGGTACACGCTGCGGCACTCAAGCAAGTGCCAGCGGCAGAATACAACCCAATGGAGTGTGTGAAAACCAATGTCATTGGCGGGCAGAATGTCATTGACGCCTGCTTGGCGAACGGGGTGAAGAGCGTGATCGCGCTGTCCACCGACAAGGCGGCAAGTCCGATCAATCTCTACGGAGCCACCAAACTGGTGTCGGACAAACTTTTTGTCTCGGCAAATCAGCTTGCCGGGGACCGGGACATTCGTTTTTCGGTGGTGCGCTATGGCAACGTGGCGGGGTCGCGAGGTTCGGTGATTCCGTTTTTCCGCAAGGTAGTGCAGGACAATCTTCCCGAGCTTCCCATCACGGATGAACGCATGACGCGCTTCAGCATCACTCTGCAGGAGGGCGTGGATTTTGTGATGCGCTCATTGCAGCGCATGCAGGGAGGTGAAACATTTGTGCCGAAGATCCCCTCCTTTCGCGTGATGGATCTTGCGCGCATCATGGCACCGGATCGCAAGCTCAAATTCGTCGGCATTCGCCCGGGGGAGAAGTTACATGAGATCATGATTCCGAGGGATTGCAGTCACGAATGCATTGAATTTGAGGATCATTACGTGATGAAACCGTCCATTCATTGGGCACGGCGTGGAGAGTTTTCAACGAACCGGCTCGGCGAAGTGGGACGGCCTGTGGAATCGGATTTTGAGTACAGCTCGCAGAGTAACGAGCGATTTCTCAGCGATGCGGAACTGGCGGATCTGGTGCAGCGGGTATGATTCCCTATGGGCGACAGTCGATCCATGAGGATGACATTGCGGCAGTGCTTCGAGTGTTGCGCTCGGATTATTTGACCACCGGTCCTGAAGTTGAAGCGTTTGAGCAGGAGTTTGCACGCTACGTAGGTGCTGAGCATGCGGTGGCGGTGAGCAGTGCAACTGCCGCGCTTCACCTGCTCATGATCGCGATGAAACTCAATCCGGGAGATCGTGTATTGACGAGTCCGAATACTTTCCTGTCCAGCGCGAATGCCGTTGCCTTTTGCGGTGCCATTCCAGACTTTTGTGATACCAATGCAAGTGGGAATCTGGATCTGCGGAGCCTGCAAGAGTGTTGGCAAGAGGATGTGCGGGGCGTGGTCGTGGTGGACTATGCCGGGCAACCCGCCGACCTGCCTGGGATTTCGGAATGGGCACGTTCAAAAGGTGGATTTGTGATCGAGGATGCGAGCCATGCGCTGGGTTCCCGTTTCGAGCGGGATCAACAGCGGTATTTTACGGGTGGTCATCCCTGGGCTGATGCGACGGTGTTTTCGTTTCATCCGGTGAAAACGCTGACGACTGGGGAGGGAGGCATGATCACAACCGCAGACGCACGACTGGCCGAGCAGCTGCGTCGGCTGCGCCATCATGGTGTGGAGCGCGAAGCGGAGCGATGGTTGCTGGCAGACGAATGCGGAGCGGGACCGTGGTACTATGAGATGCAGGAGTTAGGATACAACTACCGCATTACGGATCTGCAATGTGCGCTGGGGCGTTCGCAGTTGAAGCGGATCGAGGAAATAGTGCAGCGTCGGCTCGACATCGTGCGGGCCTACGATGAGGCATTTCACGATTTGAAGGGATTTAGCGTTCCTGTGATGGAATCGTGGCTGCAAGATTCCCGAATCACGGATGTTCGCTGCGGCTGGCATCTCTATTCTCCACAGCTTGATTTTGCAGAATGGGGATCAGACCGTAACAGCTTCATGAACGATCTTCGGCAACTGGGAGTGGGTTCGCAGGTGCTCTATTTGCCCGTGCACCTGCAGCCTTGGTATCGTCGAGAGTTCGGATATGGACCCGGAAAATGTCCGCACGCCGAACGTTTTTTTGAGAAAACGATCAGCCTGCCACTCTTCGCAGGAATGTCGGATGCACAGGTTTCCACGGTAATTCAAGCAGTTCGCAGCCTTGCTGCAAAGCGAAGGTAAAGGAGATGGGGGCGTCGAAACGATTGTTGATCCGTGCCGACGCAAGTGTCGGAGTGGGGCATGGGCATGTGCTCCGCATGCTGGCACTGGCGCAGGCATGGCAGCGGATGGGAGGCGAGGTGTATTTTGTGTGGATCGATGGCCCCCAGCACTTGGTTGAAAAACTGAAACTGGAAGGCTGTGAATTCAGGCAAATTCCGAAACGGGTGCAGGTGGGGTCGATCACGGATGCAAGCAATACTGCGCAGTGGGCAACAGAACTTGGCGCATCGGTTGTGGTGTTGGACGGATATGGCTTCGGCGAAGCGTATGCACAGGCATTGAAGGCTCAACTGCGTTGCCCTGCTGTCTGTGTGGTGGATGCGGAACCCTCAGTGCACTTGCTCCATTTCGCCGATGCGGTGCTCTACCCCGGTTTTGTGGAAAGCACAATGGATGCGAACGCCTCAGAAAGGCTGTGGAAGGGGCGAGACTTTGTGCTCATCCGGAACGAATTTATCGATGCGCTTGAGCTGCGAGTGCTGTCACCCGCATTGTCGGACGCTAGCAGGGCAGTGCACTTGCTCATTGGGCTGGGGGGCAGCGACCCATGCACTGCGAGCGAACTCATTCTTGCGGCATTGCTGAAACGGCTGAAAGGGCACGCGATACTGCATACCCTCAAGGTTCGCCTGATTGTGGGCGGCTCGAATCCACACCTGCATGCCCTCGAGCGCTTGATGTCCCAAATACCATCGGAATGTGGTTGGGAACTTTGCCTGGATGTGTCCGACATGCCTGCGCAGCTGCAATGGGCAGATGGCGTCATCACGGCGGCAGGTGGTATGTTCTGGGAGTGGCAGCTATTTCAACTGCCGGGAGCCATCGTAGCGATTGCCGACAATCAGTGCCCGCTCTATCATCATGCGGTTGCATCAGGCTGGGCAACGGGACTGGGGGATTTGGCGCAGGATGAGAAAGCACTGGATGAGGTTGGCTTGAACCGATGGATTGACTCTCTGCTCGCTGGGGATATCCAGACATGCTCGGTCGCTCTGATCGACGGCCTGGGCGCGCAGCGGACGGCAGATCGTCTCATGGCTTTGGTGAGGAGAAAGGAGAAAGAAGTAAGGAGCTGGAAGTAAGGAGTCAGAAGTAAGGAGTAGCGGGATTTGGAAAAATCCCGAAGCGGCGGAGTGGAATGCGTTTTTGTGAAAAAGTAACACACGCGAACGGATCCCCATTCTCCTCCCGGATTAATTGTCAAAGCGGCGCAAGGGATTGAGGTGTTCCCACTCCATGCGCACGAGCTGACCATCCTTGAACTGGTGGTTGGATTCGGTGACTACGATTTCTCCGGGTTTGAGTCCTTCCAGAATTTCGATCTCGAGCAGATTGGAAAATCCAATGGTTACGGGTTGCTTGCGGATGCGGCGATTTTCGACCACCAGCACATGTCCCTCGTAAACGGCCTGGGATGGTACAACAACGGCGTTGGGTCGGGAATCAGCAATGACGATGATTTCGCCCGTAAGTCCCGGAACACGTTGCTCCGGTGCCATTTCTGCGTCGATGTAAATCTCAAACTTTTGAGTTTCCGGATTCGCAGTTGGAAGAATCTGTGCAACTTCACCCTGGAAGACCGTGTTTGGAAAAGCCTTGAGACGCAATTCCACAGGGTAACCGACCTTCACACGGTCGTAGTCGGTTTCGGAGATCAACCCTACAATGAGACGTCGTTCATCAATCATGCGGATGACCGCCTGTCCCTGTTGCACATGATCCCCCTTGCGTGCCATGACCTCCACAATGGTGCCGTCAATCGGACTGTGCAACTCCATGCGGTCAAGGGAGTATTGGGTCTTTTCGATGTTGTTCTGCAAGGTCTTGAGGTCGAGTTCTTCGCGAAGTTCCCGCCGGGCAAGGTTGTCCTCAGCCTGTGCGAGTTCGCGTTCTGCCTTTTCCAGTTCTTCCTGAGGTATGCGTCCCTGGCTGAGGAGTTCAGCAGTTCTGCGGAGTCCCCCACGCTTCCGTCGGAGTTCAATTTCGTCATCTCTAGGAAGTTTTCCTTCGGTCTCTTGGTAGGCCTCCTCAATCATGAGCAGTTCCATCGCCAATTCCAGTTCCTCGGTGTCCAACTGCATGAGTAGTTGACCCCTGGCAACGTCCTGTCCGATTGAGACCTGATCATTGAGTACTGTTCCTCCACGTTCAAATCGCAGTGTCAAGGTGTGAACATCACTGAGTTCCGCGATACCAAACACGATATCGCGGGCCGTTTTCTGTTCGGCACGAGATACATAAGCGACCGGGATAGCGTTGGAAAAGAACTGGTAGATGCCAACTGCCAGCAAAACCGCAACGAATCCCCAGATGATCCACTTGCGTGCACGACGAAACCGGCTGGAAGTTTCAACGGAATCCTCCAAGTCTTCGGGGTGGGTTATGGCTGGTTCATGCATCAGATTCGAATTTGGACATGGCAAAGGTCTGTTTCAATCAAAGATTTTTGGGATGGCAGAAAAAATGAAAATACTGACGGGACCAAGTCTGTAGGGGGTGTTCTGGAATTTCATTGCACGAAGCGAACCGAGGTTTTCCTTGGGTTGGATTTTTCAACTGGATGCTTTGTGTGATTCGGATTCGAAAAGTAAAGATTCGGGGTTTGACAGAGCTTCAAAAAAAATTGAAATGTTTGAATGTGCATTCTGCACCTGATTCGATCTTCCTTCTACTCCGATTTCCTCCTCATTTTCACCTGGTAACCGGATGCGGTAGCTTGCCTGAAGGGCGGGAAGGAGTAAGAACTCTCCATGCTACTGTATCTGCTGAACATCGTTCGTCCAATGGACTCCCTAGATGCGCTGCGCGCCCATATGTTCCTTCGGAACGACATGCAAGAGAAACAATGGAAAAAACATGCCGTTTTGCGTGAGCAAAGCACCTGTGCCCTGCAGGGGCACTTGTGGTGAGCGAGTCGAACCATCTAGCGAAGCGGTGTTACAATCCTCTTCTTCAACATCGTTCGTCCGGTGGACTCACTAATGCGCTTCGCGCCCACATGTTCCGCAAGCGGAACGACATGCTAGAAAAACATGCCGTCCGGCGCAGACGGACATATGTGCACCGCAGGTGCATCTAGCGAGCGTAGAGAGCGGTGTTCAAAAATCTTATCTTTTTCATTGTTGCACCTGACGGTCTCACCCGATTCTGCTGCTGTCGGACTGAATGCCAAAGAATTTGACTGAATTTAAGCGAAAATATGCGTGTTGAAAACCGAGAAACAAGTGATGATCCCGAGGTTGCGATTATTCAGCCGGGGGAGCCGATCTGGCGCTTCCACTGGAATGAAGTGTGGCAGTATCGCTATCTGCTGAAGTTCCTCGTGCTGCGGGACATTCGCCTGATCTACAAGCAGACGATCTTGGGTCCGGTGCACCTCTTCATCCGCCCCATCATCATGACGCTGGTTTTTCAGCTCGTGTTCAGCGAATTCGGACAAATCCCCACTGATGGCATTCATCCTTTTCTTTTTTACTTTGCCAATCATACCCTTTGGGCCTTTTTTGCGGGAGTGTTCACCGCATCGTCAAATGTGTTCTCGAGTGGAAAAACTCTCATGAGCAAAGTCTACTTTCCGCGAATCATTCCAGTTTTCAGCGCTGTGCTGATGAATGCAGTAACGCTAGGAATTCAATTGCTGTTTTTCTTGATTGTTTTCACGGTCTTTTTTCTGAACGGATCGACCCAAGCTCTATCCTTTACTTCGTTTGCGGCACTCATTCCAATTCTTCAAATGGGTTTGCTCGCGATGGGTGCGGGTTTGATTTTTGCAACACTCACACTGCGCTATCGAGACCTGAACTCGTTGGCAAGTGTGATCATCCAGGGTATGATGTATTTGAGTCCAGTGATCTACCCCTTGGCTGTCGTTCCTGAGAATTACAGATTGTATGCATCACTCAATCCGATTTCTAGCGCGATGGAATTGTTTCGTTACTCTATTTTTGCATCGGGAACAATTTCCACAGAATTGATGCTCACCGGTTGGTTCATTTCTGGGATTCTGCTAACTCTGGGACTTGTCTCTTTTAACCTTATACAACGAAAATTCGTTGATGTTGTCTGAATGATGAATTCCGAGAACGCTATTGAAATCGAAGACATTTGGAAGTCTTATCGAACCGGTGCAATCAGAGGCCAGACTTTGATGCGGCAGATTGAGTCCCGAATCGCGCTCGTATTGGGCAAACAAGACCCAAACTCCAAAATTCTTCAGCGCGAAGAATTAACTTCCCAAACTGCGGAAAAAAACCAAAAATTTTGGGCTGTTCGTGGTGTTGGATTCAGCGTCAAAAAAGGGGAAGTGGTTGCTTTGCTTGGACGAAACGGTGCTGGGAAATCAACGCTTTTGCAGATACTGTGTCGCATCACCGAAGCGGATCGAGGTGTGGTTCGCGTTCGCGGGAAGGTTGCTTCATTACTAGGCGCTGGAGTGGGGTTCAATGATGAAATGACTGGTCGGGAAAATGTTTATTTAAATGGTTCTATTCTTGGCATGACTCCCGATCAAATTGCTGAAAAGATAGAGGATATCGCGAATTTTGCCGAAATTCCGCAATTTCTCGACACACCCGTCAAAAGATACAGCAGTGGGATGCGATCCAGGCTTGGGTTTTCAGTAGCTGTGCACTTGGATTGTGACATTATGATTCTTGATGAAGTTTTTGCTGCTGGCGACAGGGTATTCCGTCTTAAGTGTATTGAACGCATGAGAGAATTGGCTGGGAGTGGACGAACGATTCTTATTGTAACCCATATGCCAAAGCTACTTACTGGCATATGTGAACGAGGAATAGTTTTAAGGAATGGAAGAAGGATATTTGATGGTGACTTAGCTCATGCTGTAGACCTATATTTGGAGAAAGAGTCAAGAGAATGCTTGAGCCAATCATCCAATTCGATGGAATGCGATACCGAGGCATCATGTATAATCCAAAACATTCAGTTGTCCTTTTTTGACAGAAATTCTCAAGTGGTTGATTGTGTGGTTCCAAATACTCCACTAAAGCTGGAAATTTCTTTCGATGTTCTGAAAAATCTGAAAGATCTGGAAGTAAGGATCCTTTTTCGAGTAAAATCACATGGTGCAGTAATTAAGTTGAGTTCTAGAGAAAATTGCCGTTGGAGTCTGGGAATAGGGGATAGGTCCAATGTTGAATTGCTAATCAGGAGATTCCCTTTAGTTCCAGAAACTGAAACAATTGAATATGCAATTAAAATTATTTGTTATGTTGGAGGTGTTCGATTGTTAATTGGCGAAAAAAATGGAGAATTGAATGTGATAAATAACACACCTTTGATTTATCCAGGTCTTGTTATTTGTGATGCTTCATGGAATATGAATTCAAAAGAAAAAGAGGATTAGGAATTCTTTATATTAATTTTAAATTATATATTTATAATAATAGATATTTGTCATGTATATTGTATCATTCGTCAATCAAATTCTTTCACCAAAT contains the following coding sequences:
- a CDS encoding efflux RND transporter periplasmic adaptor subunit; translated protein: MHEPAITHPEDLEDSVETSSRFRRARKWIIWGFVAVLLAVGIYQFFSNAIPVAYVSRAEQKTARDIVFGIAELSDVHTLTLRFERGGTVLNDQVSIGQDVARGQLLMQLDTEELELAMELLMIEEAYQETEGKLPRDDEIELRRKRGGLRRTAELLSQGRIPQEELEKAERELAQAEDNLARRELREELDLKTLQNNIEKTQYSLDRMELHSPIDGTIVEVMARKGDHVQQGQAVIRMIDERRLIVGLISETDYDRVKVGYPVELRLKAFPNTVFQGEVAQILPTANPETQKFEIYIDAEMAPEQRVPGLTGEIIVIADSRPNAVVVPSQAVYEGHVLVVENRRIRKQPVTIGFSNLLEIEILEGLKPGEIVVTESNHQFKDGQLVRMEWEHLNPLRRFDN
- the pseB gene encoding UDP-N-acetylglucosamine 4,6-dehydratase (inverting), whose product is MLSGKSVLITGGTGSFGQAFVERVLKEYPDVHRLIVFSRDELKQHEMQQVFPVHQYPCMRYFIGDTRDLQRLQLALRSVDVVVHAAALKQVPAAEYNPMECVKTNVIGGQNVIDACLANGVKSVIALSTDKAASPINLYGATKLVSDKLFVSANQLAGDRDIRFSVVRYGNVAGSRGSVIPFFRKVVQDNLPELPITDERMTRFSITLQEGVDFVMRSLQRMQGGETFVPKIPSFRVMDLARIMAPDRKLKFVGIRPGEKLHEIMIPRDCSHECIEFEDHYVMKPSIHWARRGEFSTNRLGEVGRPVESDFEYSSQSNERFLSDAELADLVQRV
- a CDS encoding ABC transporter permease → MRVENRETSDDPEVAIIQPGEPIWRFHWNEVWQYRYLLKFLVLRDIRLIYKQTILGPVHLFIRPIIMTLVFQLVFSEFGQIPTDGIHPFLFYFANHTLWAFFAGVFTASSNVFSSGKTLMSKVYFPRIIPVFSAVLMNAVTLGIQLLFFLIVFTVFFLNGSTQALSFTSFAALIPILQMGLLAMGAGLIFATLTLRYRDLNSLASVIIQGMMYLSPVIYPLAVVPENYRLYASLNPISSAMELFRYSIFASGTISTELMLTGWFISGILLTLGLVSFNLIQRKFVDVV
- a CDS encoding ABC transporter ATP-binding protein — protein: MMNSENAIEIEDIWKSYRTGAIRGQTLMRQIESRIALVLGKQDPNSKILQREELTSQTAEKNQKFWAVRGVGFSVKKGEVVALLGRNGAGKSTLLQILCRITEADRGVVRVRGKVASLLGAGVGFNDEMTGRENVYLNGSILGMTPDQIAEKIEDIANFAEIPQFLDTPVKRYSSGMRSRLGFSVAVHLDCDIMILDEVFAAGDRVFRLKCIERMRELAGSGRTILIVTHMPKLLTGICERGIVLRNGRRIFDGDLAHAVDLYLEKESRECLSQSSNSMECDTEASCIIQNIQLSFFDRNSQVVDCVVPNTPLKLEISFDVLKNLKDLEVRILFRVKSHGAVIKLSSRENCRWSLGIGDRSNVELLIRRFPLVPETETIEYAIKIICYVGGVRLLIGEKNGELNVINNTPLIYPGLVICDASWNMNSKEKED
- a CDS encoding right-handed parallel beta-helix repeat-containing protein, with translation MKTIPKSLCLSLLAILCCGVLTAAPSGGPYGPRHLTYEIPADATRVIYVSPDGSATHTGATLDEPTDLASAVREATTGTAIILRGGTYRTGELVFNQGITFQPYLDEKPVLKGTRIATEWESVRDGYWRTRWETLFPAAPADWWRRGREGMYTPPWFFNNDMVFRDGQLLGAKGWEGELDENSYVIDYEQGYVYVNFDPSDHLMEITAWDGGFTRTTEDVHGKSNDGVGPVFRGLTLSQYAYRAIEIEGIDPEGPMEPGTYGQDIVGTTLEDLTIQYCSRVAGYFRGDNMVFRHNLIADTSTEGIFILASANALLERNIVTRTNVEPITGYYATAIKIFNQCDDVVVRDNLIIDNPDSSGVWWDVGNDRAVFINNWVENTQNGFFFEISQMAICAGNVFVNCDKGLWILNARNAEIYQNTFVNSGLAIDRTPRSAAADHFGWHPATGPDVDERVGHVIANNLLITDPSYDQPLIRIGQSKSLCGELTDSQIATMHSNVLVREQGGNHAGLISIAPVDGAEACTRTYTTLEELEADFPDFAVHTEMGNYPGPILKNLRLRNISLLTTFPGNTAVDTLPAPIRELLGLPQTGALRRGAYPDGRM
- the pseC gene encoding UDP-4-amino-4,6-dideoxy-N-acetyl-beta-L-altrosamine transaminase encodes the protein MIPYGRQSIHEDDIAAVLRVLRSDYLTTGPEVEAFEQEFARYVGAEHAVAVSSATAALHLLMIAMKLNPGDRVLTSPNTFLSSANAVAFCGAIPDFCDTNASGNLDLRSLQECWQEDVRGVVVVDYAGQPADLPGISEWARSKGGFVIEDASHALGSRFERDQQRYFTGGHPWADATVFSFHPVKTLTTGEGGMITTADARLAEQLRRLRHHGVEREAERWLLADECGAGPWYYEMQELGYNYRITDLQCALGRSQLKRIEEIVQRRLDIVRAYDEAFHDLKGFSVPVMESWLQDSRITDVRCGWHLYSPQLDFAEWGSDRNSFMNDLRQLGVGSQVLYLPVHLQPWYRREFGYGPGKCPHAERFFEKTISLPLFAGMSDAQVSTVIQAVRSLAAKRR